Genomic segment of Thermoplasmata archaeon:
CCAATCCCTGCACTCAACACACTTCGTTTGAATTCTATGTCAATTCTTAAACCTCGCACTGTGTTAATAGCCACAACTGCATCTGCACCGCCTTCCTCTGCCGCAAGTCCGAGCGAAACAATGTCTGTCACATTGGGTGTGAGCTTCACAAACACAGGGACTTTCACTGCTTCCTTCACTGCACTTACAATTGATTTCACAAGCACAGGGTCCCTTCCCACCTCCATCCCGTAGCCAGAGGCATGGGGACAACTCAGGTTGAGTTCTACTGCTGCAGCACCATACATTTCCATTTTTCTTGCAAGGAGCACAAACTCTCTTTCATCCTTACCGAAAATACTGCCTATTATCGGTGCCCTGCATTCCCTGAGTTTTTTCATTTCCTCGCCAAATTTCTCTATGCCGGGGTTAGGCAGCCCCATTGCGTTCAAAACTCCGTGCTTAAACTCGAAGATTACCGGATTTTCATACCCTTTTCTTTCCTCAATCCCGACAGATTTTGTTACTACTGCACCTGCATGCTCAGCAATCCTTAACATCGTCTCTGCATAAGTGTCAAGGATTCCGGATGCTAGAATCAGAGGATTCTTCATTTGCAGCCCTGCAATTTCTACTGCAAGAAGGGGTGTTTTTCGCACAATACACGGAATTGTAGGAGAATATAAAACCGTATGCCTCGGATTTTTACTTAAAATTCTTCCCTGTCTATTTGGCTATTGCGAAAGACACGAAAGGTGCCATTCTCGCACTTTTAGCATGACATTCTTTCTGACAGGGGTACAAAAGAAAAACAAAAACACCTTATGCACATGACCGCGAAATATTTATATACAAATATTTATATACAAAAAATATAGTGTAATATGAGCAAAATAACAGTTTCATTTGCATTATATGTGTGGTGATTCTTGTGGTAATAATGCAGTTTCCATCTGCTGCAGGAGAGAAGCCAAAACTACAGGAAAGCCAGACAAATACGCGACCAGTAGGTAGTGGAGAGGCATGGCAATATGATAATCTTACAGCAAACGCCAGCATCTCGCCTAAGCTCTGCTATGCCTTTGGCACGCTCTATGCTGTCTGGGCTGATGGCTCTCTCATCTGGCTCGCAAAAAGCAGGGATGCAGGGCAGAGTTGGGGGAAAAGAGTGATTTACCAACTCTTCAACGAAGAAAATCATCCTGTTAACACATTCCTCCGTGACCAGGATGAAGTAACAGGATTTGAGGTTGGTTATGAGGGCTTGGTTGAAGGAGGTGAAACAAGCTTTGAGACAATAGTGAATGCATTTGCAGATTGGCCTCTATGGGCAGATAGAATGAATGTTTGGGCAACATCCTCAAAAGTGCACATTCTGGCAATAGACCATTACCCTGGGACATGGGGCCCATCACTTGAAGACTGGAGTCCCCTTGGTGTCCTTCTCTCAATTTGCAACCAATCCAACAAGAAGGCTGCAATAATGGAAACTGGTTTTTCTACTCCGGGGTGGTGGCATGATGAAGACTATCAAATAAATTTCATTAACGATGCTTTGCCAAAGATAAGGAGCAAAGCCTTAACTCAGAACATCCAAAGGCCTAATAAATTCCCTATAGCCACATGGTAT
This window contains:
- a CDS encoding dihydroorotate dehydrogenase, whose protein sequence is MVRKTPLLAVEIAGLQMKNPLILASGILDTYAETMLRIAEHAGAVVTKSVGIEERKGYENPVIFEFKHGVLNAMGLPNPGIEKFGEEMKKLRECRAPIIGSIFGKDEREFVLLARKMEMYGAAAVELNLSCPHASGYGMEVGRDPVLVKSIVSAVKEAVKVPVFVKLTPNVTDIVSLGLAAEEGGADAVVAINTVRGLRIDIEFKRSVLSAGIGGYSGPGILPIGLRCVFELKRALKIPIIGCGGISTWENVIEYLMAGASAVEVGTALREDAGLFKKLERGVKKYMERKGYESVEEVVAIAHRNR